In a genomic window of Jaculus jaculus isolate mJacJac1 chromosome 8, mJacJac1.mat.Y.cur, whole genome shotgun sequence:
- the Wfdc2 gene encoding WAP four-disulfide core domain protein 2 isoform X2 — MPASRLVPRATALLLGLLLLGLSTTTGQEAEKTGVCPELQAPQADGNCILDCHSDTDCADNRKCCPAGCSALCSMPNEKPGTCPSVDLPQLGICEDQCQMDSQCPGLMKCCRNGCGKVSCVTPNF; from the exons ATGCCTGCCAGTCGCCTTGTCCCGAGGGCCACCGCCCTCCTCCTGGGGCTGCTCCTGCTGGGCCTGTCCACTACCACAG gccaaGAAGCTGAGAAAACCGGCGTGTGCCCCGAGCTCCAGGCGCCGCAGGCCGACGGGAACTGCATCCTGGACTGCCACTCCGACACCGACTGCGCAGACAACCGCAAGTGCTGCCCAGCGGGCTGCAGCGCCCTCTGCTCCATGCCCAACG AAAAGCCGGGCACCTGTCCCAGTGTGGACTTACCCCAGCTTGGCATCTGTGAGGACCAGTGTCAGATGGACAGCCAATGCCCTGGCTTAATGAAATGCTGCCGCAATGGCTGCGGGAAGGTGTCCTGTGTCACACCCAACTTCTGA
- the Wfdc2 gene encoding WAP four-disulfide core domain protein 2 isoform X1, which translates to MPASRLVPRATALLLGLLLLGLSTTTGERLPGTAEPSARSIEPGQEAEKTGVCPELQAPQADGNCILDCHSDTDCADNRKCCPAGCSALCSMPNEKPGTCPSVDLPQLGICEDQCQMDSQCPGLMKCCRNGCGKVSCVTPNF; encoded by the exons ATGCCTGCCAGTCGCCTTGTCCCGAGGGCCACCGCCCTCCTCCTGGGGCTGCTCCTGCTGGGCCTGTCCACTACCACAGGTGAGAGGCTGCCTGGAACCGCTGAGCCTTCTGCGCGCAGCATAGAGCCAG gccaaGAAGCTGAGAAAACCGGCGTGTGCCCCGAGCTCCAGGCGCCGCAGGCCGACGGGAACTGCATCCTGGACTGCCACTCCGACACCGACTGCGCAGACAACCGCAAGTGCTGCCCAGCGGGCTGCAGCGCCCTCTGCTCCATGCCCAACG AAAAGCCGGGCACCTGTCCCAGTGTGGACTTACCCCAGCTTGGCATCTGTGAGGACCAGTGTCAGATGGACAGCCAATGCCCTGGCTTAATGAAATGCTGCCGCAATGGCTGCGGGAAGGTGTCCTGTGTCACACCCAACTTCTGA